One Pseudomonas ekonensis DNA window includes the following coding sequences:
- the betB gene encoding betaine-aldehyde dehydrogenase yields MARFELQKLYIDGAYSDAGSDATFEAINPANGEVLAHVQRATKEDVERAVVSAEKGQKIWASMTAMERSRILRRAVDILRERNDELAALETLDTGKAYSETKYVDIVTGADVLEYYAGLVPAIEGEQIPLRDTSFVYTRREPLGVVAGIGAWNYPIQIALWKSAPALAAGNAMIFKPSEVTSLTTLKLAEIYTEAGLPNGVFNVLTGSGREVGTWLTEHPRIEKVSFTGGTDTGKKVMASASASSLKDVTMELGGKSPLIICDDADLDRAADTAMMANFYSSGQVCTNGTRVFVPSHLKAAFEAKIVERVARIRVGNPEDENTNFGPLVSFAHMESVLGYIAKGKEEGARVLCGGERMTDGEFAKGAFVAPTVFTDCTDDMTIVREEIFGPVMAILTYETEEEVIRRANDTDFGLAAGIVTRDLNRAHRVIHQLEAGICWINAWGESDAKMPVGGYKQSGVGRENGISSLTNYTRIKSVQVELGDYASVF; encoded by the coding sequence ATGGCCCGTTTCGAACTGCAAAAACTCTACATCGATGGCGCGTACTCCGACGCCGGCAGCGATGCCACCTTCGAAGCCATCAACCCGGCTAACGGCGAAGTCCTCGCCCACGTGCAGCGCGCCACCAAGGAAGACGTGGAGCGCGCTGTGGTCAGCGCCGAAAAGGGCCAGAAGATCTGGGCCTCGATGACCGCCATGGAGCGTTCGCGCATCCTGCGCCGCGCCGTCGACATCCTGCGCGAGCGCAACGATGAGCTGGCCGCGCTGGAAACCCTGGACACCGGCAAGGCCTACTCCGAAACCAAGTACGTCGACATCGTCACCGGCGCCGACGTGCTGGAATACTACGCAGGCCTGGTGCCGGCCATCGAAGGCGAGCAGATCCCGCTGCGCGACACCTCCTTCGTCTACACCCGCCGCGAGCCGCTGGGCGTGGTCGCCGGCATCGGCGCGTGGAACTACCCGATCCAGATCGCCCTGTGGAAATCGGCCCCGGCCCTGGCCGCCGGCAACGCGATGATCTTCAAGCCGAGCGAAGTCACCTCGCTGACCACCCTGAAACTGGCCGAGATCTACACCGAAGCCGGCCTGCCGAACGGCGTGTTCAACGTCCTGACCGGCAGCGGCCGCGAAGTCGGCACCTGGCTGACCGAGCACCCGCGCATCGAGAAAGTCTCCTTCACCGGCGGCACCGACACCGGCAAGAAAGTCATGGCCAGCGCCTCGGCCTCGTCCCTGAAGGACGTGACCATGGAACTGGGCGGCAAGTCCCCGCTGATCATCTGCGACGACGCCGACCTGGACCGCGCCGCCGACACCGCCATGATGGCCAACTTCTACAGCTCCGGTCAGGTCTGCACCAACGGCACCCGCGTGTTCGTGCCGAGCCACCTGAAAGCGGCCTTCGAAGCCAAGATCGTCGAGCGCGTGGCCCGCATCCGCGTCGGCAACCCTGAAGACGAAAACACCAACTTCGGCCCGCTGGTCAGCTTCGCCCACATGGAAAGCGTGCTGGGCTACATCGCCAAGGGCAAGGAAGAAGGCGCACGCGTGCTGTGCGGCGGCGAGCGCATGACCGACGGCGAATTCGCCAAGGGCGCCTTCGTGGCACCGACCGTGTTCACCGACTGCACCGACGACATGACCATCGTGCGCGAAGAGATCTTCGGCCCGGTCATGGCGATCCTGACCTACGAAACCGAAGAAGAAGTGATCCGCCGCGCCAACGACACCGACTTCGGCCTGGCCGCCGGCATCGTCACCCGCGACCTGAACCGCGCCCACCGCGTGATTCATCAGCTGGAAGCGGGCATCTGCTGGATCAACGCCTGGGGCGAATCCGACGCGAAGATGCCGGTCGGCGGCTACAAGCAGTCGGGCGTCGGCCGCGAGAACGGCATCAGCTCGCTGACCAACTACACGCGCATCAAATCGGTACAGGTCGAGCTGGGCGATTACGCATCAGTCTTCTGA
- the betI gene encoding transcriptional regulator BetI, which translates to MPKVGMQPIRRQQLIEATLQAVDQVGMGDASIALIARLAGVSNGIISHYFQDKNGLIAATMRYLMTALSESVTARRQALADNSPRAHLQVIIEGNFDASQVNGPAMKTWLAFWATSMHQPSLHRLQRINDHRLYSNLCCEFRRVLPLEEARNAARGLAALIDGLWLRGALSGDAFDTEQAQRIAYEYMDFQLAKQASQSTQKTLGP; encoded by the coding sequence ATGCCCAAGGTCGGTATGCAACCCATCCGCCGCCAACAACTGATCGAAGCCACATTGCAGGCCGTCGACCAGGTCGGGATGGGGGACGCCAGCATTGCGCTGATCGCCCGTTTGGCCGGTGTCTCGAACGGCATCATCAGTCACTACTTTCAGGACAAGAACGGCCTGATCGCCGCCACGATGCGGTATCTGATGACCGCCCTCAGCGAGAGCGTCACCGCGCGCCGTCAGGCGCTGGCAGACAACAGCCCCCGGGCTCATCTGCAGGTGATCATCGAAGGCAACTTCGACGCCAGCCAGGTCAATGGCCCGGCAATGAAAACCTGGCTGGCCTTCTGGGCCACCAGCATGCACCAGCCGTCTTTGCACAGGTTGCAGCGGATCAACGATCACCGTCTGTATTCCAACCTGTGCTGCGAGTTCCGCCGCGTGTTGCCGCTCGAAGAGGCGCGCAACGCCGCACGCGGGCTGGCAGCGTTGATCGACGGCTTGTGGTTGCGCGGCGCGCTGTCGGGAGACGCTTTCGACACCGAGCAGGCGCAACGGATCGCTTACGAATACATGGACTTCCAACTGGCCAAGCAGGCGAGCCAGAGCACACAGAAAACGCTCGGCCCCTGA
- a CDS encoding BCCT family transporter gives MFYTSTALILLLTAILIAAPQEAGRMLGVAQAWLSRSFGWYYMVVIAAYLVFVVGLAFSSYGKLKLGSKDDTPDFSYGAWAGMLFSSGIGISLLYFGASEPLDHYFNPPEGASATNLAARQAVQLTFLHWGLHGWAIYALVGLAVAYFAYRHNQPLALRSALYPLVGERWVKGGAGHAVDGFGMFVTLLGLVTNLGIGSLQVASGLENLFGMEHSNTNLLIVIIVMSTVATIAAVSGVENGIRRLSNLNIMLFSGLLIFVLLFGPTLHLLNGFVQNIGDYLNGVVLKTFDLYVYEGDNAKSDRWLGLWTLFYWAWWISWAPFVGMFIARISRGRTVRELVAGVLLIPLGFTLAWLSIFGNSALDLVMNQGAVELGKTALEQPSMAIYQLLEHYPASKVVIGVSIFVGFVLFLTPADSGAVMMANLSCKGGNVDEDAPHWLRIFWSVVITLVTIGLLFAGNFEAMQTMVVLAGLPFSVVLVFFMFGLHKAMRSDVQIEQEQAELAARGRRGFSERLTQLDLQPSQSVVQRFMDKHVTPALDDAAAQLRAQGLDVQTLLGKSKRCMGVRVEMEEGNPFVYEVSLDGYLATPTESAQSDEARQRYYRAEVYLHNGSQDYDLMGFTQDQITRDVLDQFESHRQLLGRVYS, from the coding sequence GTGTTCTACACCTCGACCGCGCTGATCCTGCTGTTGACCGCCATCCTGATCGCCGCCCCGCAAGAGGCGGGCAGGATGCTCGGTGTGGCCCAGGCCTGGCTGTCCCGCAGCTTCGGCTGGTACTACATGGTGGTGATCGCCGCCTATCTGGTGTTCGTGGTGGGGCTGGCTTTTTCGTCCTACGGCAAGCTCAAGCTGGGCAGCAAGGACGATACCCCAGACTTCAGCTACGGCGCCTGGGCGGGCATGCTGTTTTCGTCGGGCATCGGCATCTCGCTGCTGTACTTCGGCGCCTCCGAGCCGCTGGACCACTACTTCAACCCGCCGGAGGGCGCTTCGGCCACCAACCTGGCCGCGCGTCAGGCGGTGCAGCTGACGTTCCTGCACTGGGGCCTGCACGGCTGGGCGATCTATGCCCTGGTCGGCCTGGCCGTGGCGTACTTCGCTTACCGTCACAACCAGCCGCTGGCCTTGCGTTCGGCGCTGTACCCGCTGGTCGGCGAGCGTTGGGTCAAGGGCGGCGCCGGTCACGCGGTGGACGGCTTCGGCATGTTCGTGACCCTGCTGGGCCTGGTGACCAACCTGGGCATCGGTTCGCTGCAAGTGGCGTCGGGCCTGGAAAACCTGTTCGGCATGGAGCACAGCAACACCAACCTGCTGATCGTGATCATCGTGATGAGCACCGTGGCGACCATCGCTGCCGTGTCCGGTGTGGAGAACGGCATTCGCCGCCTGTCCAACCTCAACATCATGCTGTTCAGCGGCCTGCTGATCTTCGTGCTGCTGTTCGGCCCGACCCTGCACCTGCTCAACGGCTTCGTGCAGAACATCGGCGACTACCTCAACGGCGTGGTGCTCAAGACCTTCGACCTCTATGTGTATGAAGGCGACAACGCCAAGTCCGACCGCTGGCTGGGCCTGTGGACCCTGTTCTACTGGGCCTGGTGGATCTCCTGGGCGCCATTCGTGGGCATGTTCATCGCGCGTATCTCCCGTGGCCGCACCGTGCGTGAGCTGGTGGCCGGCGTGCTGTTGATTCCGCTGGGCTTCACCCTGGCGTGGCTGTCGATCTTCGGCAACTCGGCGCTGGACCTGGTGATGAACCAGGGCGCGGTGGAATTGGGCAAGACGGCGCTGGAACAGCCGTCGATGGCGATCTATCAGTTGCTTGAGCATTACCCGGCGTCGAAGGTCGTGATCGGTGTGTCGATCTTCGTCGGCTTCGTGCTGTTCCTGACCCCGGCCGACTCCGGCGCGGTGATGATGGCCAACCTTTCGTGCAAGGGCGGCAACGTCGACGAAGACGCCCCGCACTGGCTGCGGATCTTCTGGTCGGTCGTGATCACCCTGGTGACCATCGGCCTGCTGTTCGCCGGCAACTTCGAAGCCATGCAGACCATGGTGGTGCTGGCCGGCCTGCCGTTCTCGGTGGTGCTGGTGTTCTTCATGTTCGGCCTGCACAAGGCAATGCGTTCGGACGTGCAGATCGAGCAGGAGCAAGCGGAGCTGGCGGCCCGTGGCCGTCGTGGCTTCAGCGAGCGCCTGACCCAGCTGGACCTGCAGCCGAGCCAGTCGGTGGTTCAGCGTTTCATGGACAAGCACGTCACCCCGGCGCTGGATGACGCCGCCGCGCAGCTGCGCGCCCAGGGCCTGGACGTGCAGACCCTGCTGGGCAAGTCCAAGCGTTGCATGGGCGTGCGCGTCGAGATGGAAGAGGGCAACCCTTTCGTCTACGAAGTGAGCCTGGACGGCTACCTGGCGACCCCGACCGAATCGGCCCAGTCCGACGAGGCGCGCCAGCGTTACTACCGTGCCGAGGTGTACCTGCACAACGGCAGCCAGGACTACGACCTGATGGGCTTCACCCAGGACCAGATCACGCGGGATGTGCTTGATCAGTTCGAAAGCCATCGGCAGTTGTTGGGCCGGGTGTATAGCTAA
- the choV gene encoding choline ABC transporter ATP-binding protein yields the protein MSIIRFDNVDVIFSKDPREALKLLDQGMTRNEILKKTGQIVGVEKASLDINKGEICVLMGLSGSGKSSLLRCINGLNTVSRGKLFVEHEGKQIDIASCTPAELKMMRTKRIAMVFQKFALMPWLTVRENISFGLEMQGRPEKERRKLVDDKLELVGLTQWRNKKPDELSGGMQQRVGLARALAMDADILLMDEPFSALDPLIRQGLQDELLELQRKLSKTIVFVSHDLDEALKLGSRIAIMKDGRIIQYSVPEEIVLNPADDYVRTFVAHTNPLNVLCGRSLMRTLDNCKRINGSVCLDPGGDSWLDLAEGNTIKGARKNGSALDLQNWVPGQAVEALDRRPTLVDSNIGMREALQIRYQTGNKLVLHDNNHVVGILGDSELYHALLGKNLG from the coding sequence ATGAGCATTATTCGTTTCGATAACGTCGACGTTATCTTCTCCAAGGACCCGCGCGAGGCGCTCAAGCTGCTCGACCAGGGCATGACCCGCAACGAGATCCTGAAGAAGACCGGCCAGATCGTCGGTGTGGAAAAGGCCAGCCTGGACATCAACAAAGGCGAGATCTGCGTGCTGATGGGGCTGTCCGGCTCCGGCAAGTCGAGCCTTTTGCGCTGCATCAACGGCCTCAACACCGTGAGCCGCGGCAAGCTGTTCGTCGAGCATGAAGGCAAGCAGATCGACATCGCCTCCTGCACCCCCGCCGAACTGAAAATGATGCGCACCAAGCGCATCGCCATGGTGTTCCAGAAGTTCGCCCTGATGCCCTGGCTGACGGTGCGCGAAAACATCAGCTTCGGCCTGGAGATGCAGGGCCGTCCGGAGAAGGAACGGCGCAAGCTGGTGGACGACAAGCTTGAGCTGGTGGGTCTGACCCAGTGGCGCAACAAGAAGCCGGACGAACTCTCCGGCGGCATGCAGCAACGGGTCGGCCTGGCCCGTGCGCTGGCGATGGACGCCGACATCCTGCTGATGGACGAACCGTTCTCGGCCCTCGACCCGCTGATCCGCCAGGGCCTGCAGGACGAACTGCTGGAACTGCAGCGCAAGCTGAGCAAGACCATCGTGTTCGTCAGCCACGACCTCGACGAGGCGCTGAAGCTGGGCAGCCGCATCGCGATCATGAAGGACGGCCGGATCATCCAGTACAGCGTGCCGGAGGAGATCGTGCTGAACCCGGCGGACGACTACGTGCGCACCTTCGTCGCCCACACCAACCCACTGAACGTGCTGTGCGGCCGCAGCCTGATGCGCACCCTGGACAACTGCAAGCGCATCAACGGTTCGGTGTGCCTGGATCCGGGCGGCGACTCGTGGCTGGACCTGGCCGAAGGCAACACCATAAAGGGCGCACGCAAGAACGGCTCGGCCCTCGACCTGCAGAACTGGGTGCCGGGCCAGGCCGTGGAAGCCCTCGACCGCCGCCCGACCCTGGTGGACTCCAACATCGGCATGCGCGAAGCGCTGCAGATCCGCTACCAGACCGGCAACAAACTGGTGCTGCACGACAACAACCACGTGGTGGGGATCCTCGGCGACAGCGAGCTGTACCACGCGCTGCTCGGCAAGAACCTGGGGTAA
- the choW gene encoding choline ABC transporter permease subunit, whose amino-acid sequence MLIDQKIPLGQYIAGFVEWLTQHGASTFDAIAATLETMIHGVTFALTWFNPLALIALIALLAHYIQRKWGLTAFVVASFLLILNLGYWQETMETLAQVMFATLVCVVIGVPLGIVAAHKPMFYTLMRPVLDLMQTVPTFVYLIPTLTLFGLGVVPGLISTVVFAIAAPIRLTYLGIRDVPQELMDAGKAFGCSRRQLLSRIELPHAMPSIAAGITQCIMLSLSMVVIAALVGADGLGKPVVNALNTADIALGFEAGLAIVLLAIMLDRICKQPEGKVGGDA is encoded by the coding sequence ATGCTGATTGATCAGAAAATCCCTTTAGGCCAGTACATCGCAGGCTTCGTCGAATGGCTGACGCAACACGGCGCCAGCACCTTCGACGCCATCGCCGCGACCCTGGAAACGATGATCCACGGCGTGACGTTTGCGCTGACCTGGTTCAACCCGCTGGCGCTGATCGCCCTCATCGCCCTGCTGGCCCACTACATCCAGCGCAAGTGGGGCCTGACCGCGTTCGTGGTCGCCTCCTTCCTGCTGATCCTCAACCTGGGCTACTGGCAGGAAACCATGGAAACCCTCGCCCAGGTCATGTTCGCGACCCTGGTCTGCGTGGTCATCGGCGTGCCGCTGGGCATCGTCGCGGCGCACAAGCCGATGTTCTACACTTTAATGCGTCCGGTGCTCGATCTGATGCAGACCGTACCGACCTTCGTTTACCTCATTCCTACCCTGACCCTCTTCGGGCTGGGTGTGGTGCCGGGCCTGATCTCCACCGTGGTGTTCGCCATCGCCGCGCCGATCCGCCTGACCTACCTGGGCATCCGCGATGTCCCGCAAGAACTGATGGACGCCGGCAAGGCCTTCGGCTGCTCGCGTCGCCAACTGCTGTCACGGATCGAACTGCCCCACGCCATGCCGAGCATCGCGGCCGGCATCACCCAGTGCATCATGCTGTCGCTGTCGATGGTGGTGATCGCGGCACTGGTGGGCGCCGACGGACTCGGCAAACCGGTGGTCAACGCACTGAACACTGCCGATATCGCCCTGGGCTTCGAAGCGGGCCTGGCGATCGTACTGCTGGCGATCATGCTCGACCGGATCTGCAAACAGCCCGAAGGCAAAGTAGGGGGTGATGCATGA
- a CDS encoding choline ABC transporter substrate-binding protein, which translates to MKGSPSLLLAAMLSLPLLAQAAEPAQCSTVNFSDVGWTDITATTATTSVVLNALGYKTKTTMISVPVTYKSLADGKNMDVFLGNWMPTMENDIKAYRDAGTVETVRTNLKGAKYTLAVPQALYDKGLHDFADIAKFKKELDGKIYGIEPGNDGNRLIQSMIDKNAFGLKDAGFKVVESSEAGMLSQVDRAQKRDTAVVFLGWAPHPMNKRFKIQYLTGGDEFFGPDFGAATVATNTRKGYVEECGNVGQLLKNLEFTVDMESELMGNILDDKMKPEAAAKAWLKKNPQVLDTWLAGVTTTDGKPGLEAVKAKLNQP; encoded by the coding sequence ATGAAAGGTTCCCCGTCGTTGTTGTTGGCCGCCATGCTGAGTCTTCCGCTGCTGGCTCAGGCCGCCGAACCGGCGCAATGCAGCACCGTGAACTTCTCCGATGTCGGCTGGACCGACATCACCGCAACCACCGCGACCACCAGCGTCGTGCTCAACGCCCTCGGCTACAAGACCAAGACCACCATGATCTCCGTGCCGGTGACCTACAAGTCCCTGGCCGACGGCAAGAACATGGACGTGTTCCTGGGCAACTGGATGCCGACCATGGAAAACGACATCAAGGCCTACCGCGATGCCGGCACCGTCGAGACGGTGCGCACCAACCTCAAGGGCGCCAAATACACCCTCGCCGTGCCTCAGGCCCTGTACGACAAGGGCCTGCACGACTTCGCCGACATCGCCAAGTTCAAGAAGGAACTGGACGGCAAGATCTACGGCATCGAACCGGGCAACGACGGCAACCGCCTGATCCAGAGCATGATCGACAAGAACGCCTTCGGCCTGAAGGACGCCGGCTTCAAGGTCGTGGAATCCAGCGAGGCGGGCATGCTGTCCCAGGTCGACCGCGCGCAGAAGCGCGACACCGCCGTGGTGTTCCTCGGCTGGGCGCCGCACCCGATGAACAAGCGCTTCAAGATTCAATACCTGACCGGCGGGGACGAATTCTTCGGCCCCGACTTCGGCGCCGCCACCGTGGCGACCAACACCCGCAAGGGCTATGTCGAAGAGTGCGGCAACGTCGGCCAGCTGCTGAAGAACCTGGAGTTCACCGTCGACATGGAAAGCGAACTGATGGGCAACATCCTGGACGACAAAATGAAGCCTGAAGCGGCCGCCAAGGCCTGGCTGAAAAAGAATCCACAGGTGCTCGATACCTGGCTCGCTGGCGTGACCACCACTGACGGTAAACCTGGCCTGGAGGCCGTGAAAGCCAAGCTGAATCAGCCTTGA